A section of the Dehalococcoidia bacterium genome encodes:
- a CDS encoding copper-translocating P-type ATPase gives MTAAHQHAPPQQHGAPITGAFHADFACLECAEAAGRALRANPQITGVHVDYAGKTVHVTFHAGRIDAGQISALISRSARGCRCAPAGNTNAGTGGGLEALAHHADMAAVTMNTAADRMQYEFPSTAAGARHAADHAGHADHMQREGHAAAAVMAPEHAGHAVAEHAGMPMPAMDHGAHAAHGGMGHDMSDPAMAKAMEADMRRRFFVALLLTIPTVLFSPLAKNTFGIEIVRMSAANWLALVFSTPVVFWAGWPFIGGAASSLRYRQLNMSVLIATGVLAAWGFSLLITVLGQGETFYEAAAMLVTFVLFGHWMEMKSRRGTTDALRALFDLVPPSAIALRNGEEQEVPTSELVAGDRIRLRPGAKVPVDGVLVEGSTSIDESLVTGESVPVEKQPGDTLIGGSINRAGSVVMEATKVGSETALAQIVALVQQAQASKAPGQRLADKAAAYLVVLAVGAGLLTFILWYTLGGASALTALTFAISAVVIACPDALGLATPTAVAVGTGLGARHNILIKDAATLEGVSEINAIVLDKTGTLTEGKPALTDVVVSGAGPWQPGRENDLLALVASVEQGSEHPLAAAIVRGASERGLALASAQNFTAIAGKGLRAEVGSRQLLAGNAALLADAGIAPGSLAETAATLAAAGKTPMYVAVDGAAAGLVAVADTIKPSARRLIPLLKEADIEVAMLTGDNRRTAEAVAAELGIARVFAEVLPEQKAGYVRQLQSEGKRVAMVGDGVNDAPALAQAEVGIAIGAGTDVAIETAKVVLMKSDPLDIMRAWRLSRATVRKMKQNLFWASIYNLAAIPVAAGVLFPRFGIMLQPEWSALLMSASSIIVATNAVLLKREDGDLVRVGQAAA, from the coding sequence ATGACCGCAGCACACCAGCACGCACCGCCGCAGCAGCACGGCGCGCCAATAACCGGGGCCTTCCACGCCGATTTCGCCTGCCTGGAATGCGCCGAGGCAGCGGGGCGTGCCCTGCGCGCCAACCCGCAGATCACCGGCGTGCACGTCGATTACGCCGGCAAGACCGTCCACGTCACCTTTCACGCGGGCAGGATCGACGCCGGTCAGATCAGCGCCCTGATCTCGCGGAGCGCCCGCGGCTGCCGCTGCGCGCCGGCCGGCAATACAAACGCCGGCACGGGCGGCGGGCTGGAAGCGCTTGCCCACCACGCCGATATGGCCGCCGTCACCATGAATACGGCCGCCGACCGCATGCAGTACGAGTTTCCCTCGACCGCGGCCGGCGCCCGGCACGCCGCGGACCATGCAGGCCACGCGGATCATATGCAGCGCGAGGGCCATGCCGCCGCGGCCGTGATGGCGCCCGAGCACGCCGGTCACGCAGTGGCTGAGCACGCCGGCATGCCGATGCCGGCGATGGACCACGGCGCACACGCGGCGCACGGCGGCATGGGCCACGACATGTCCGACCCGGCGATGGCGAAGGCGATGGAGGCGGACATGCGCCGCCGCTTCTTCGTCGCTCTGCTGCTCACGATTCCCACCGTGCTCTTCTCGCCGCTGGCGAAGAACACCTTCGGCATCGAGATCGTGCGCATGAGCGCGGCCAACTGGCTGGCCCTCGTCTTCTCCACGCCGGTCGTCTTCTGGGCGGGCTGGCCCTTCATCGGCGGCGCGGCCAGCTCGCTGCGCTACCGGCAGCTCAACATGAGCGTGCTGATCGCCACCGGCGTGCTTGCCGCCTGGGGCTTCAGTCTGCTGATCACCGTGCTCGGTCAGGGCGAGACCTTCTACGAAGCGGCGGCGATGCTCGTCACCTTCGTGCTCTTCGGCCACTGGATGGAGATGAAGAGCCGCCGGGGCACCACGGATGCCCTGCGCGCCCTCTTCGACCTCGTGCCGCCCAGCGCGATCGCCCTGCGCAACGGTGAAGAGCAGGAGGTGCCGACCAGCGAGCTGGTCGCGGGCGACCGCATCCGCCTGCGTCCGGGCGCCAAGGTGCCGGTCGACGGCGTGTTGGTCGAGGGCAGCACCAGCATCGACGAGTCGCTGGTCACGGGCGAATCGGTGCCCGTGGAGAAGCAGCCGGGCGACACGCTGATCGGCGGCTCGATCAACCGCGCCGGCTCGGTCGTGATGGAGGCGACGAAAGTCGGCAGTGAGACGGCGCTGGCGCAGATCGTGGCGCTGGTGCAGCAGGCGCAGGCCTCGAAGGCGCCGGGCCAGCGGCTGGCGGACAAGGCGGCGGCCTATCTCGTGGTGCTGGCCGTGGGCGCGGGGCTGCTGACGTTCATCCTCTGGTACACGCTCGGCGGCGCCTCGGCGCTCACGGCGCTGACTTTCGCCATCTCCGCCGTGGTGATCGCCTGCCCGGACGCGCTGGGGCTGGCGACGCCGACCGCGGTGGCCGTGGGCACGGGGCTGGGCGCCAGGCACAACATCTTGATCAAAGATGCGGCCACGCTGGAGGGCGTCTCGGAGATCAATGCGATCGTGCTGGACAAGACCGGCACGCTGACCGAGGGCAAGCCGGCGCTCACGGATGTCGTCGTCTCCGGCGCCGGCCCCTGGCAGCCCGGCCGCGAAAACGACCTGCTCGCGCTTGTAGCGTCGGTGGAGCAGGGCTCGGAGCACCCGCTGGCGGCCGCGATCGTGCGCGGCGCAAGCGAGCGCGGCCTGGCGCTCGCCTCGGCGCAGAACTTCACCGCGATTGCGGGCAAGGGGCTGCGGGCGGAGGTCGGCAGCCGGCAGCTCCTCGCCGGCAACGCGGCGCTTCTGGCCGACGCGGGCATTGCGCCCGGCTCACTCGCAGAGACAGCGGCAACCCTTGCAGCGGCGGGCAAGACGCCGATGTACGTCGCCGTCGACGGCGCGGCCGCTGGGCTCGTGGCCGTGGCCGACACGATCAAGCCGAGCGCCCGCCGGCTGATCCCGCTGCTCAAAGAAGCGGACATCGAGGTGGCGATGCTGACGGGCGACAATCGCCGCACCGCCGAGGCCGTGGCCGCCGAGCTGGGTATCGCACGCGTCTTCGCCGAGGTTTTGCCCGAGCAGAAAGCCGGCTACGTGCGGCAGTTGCAGAGCGAGGGCAAGCGCGTGGCGATGGTCGGTGACGGCGTCAACGACGCGCCGGCGCTGGCGCAGGCGGAAGTCGGCATCGCCATCGGCGCGGGCACCGACGTGGCGATCGAGACGGCGAAAGTCGTCTTGATGAAGAGCGACCCGCTGGACATTATGCGGGCCTGGCGCCTCTCGCGCGCCACGGTGCGCAAGATGAAACAGAACCTCTTCTGGGCGAGCATCTACAACCTGGCCGCGATCCCCGTGGCCGCTGGCGTGCTCTTCCCGCGCTTCGGCATCATGTTGCAGCCGGAGTGGTCGGCGCTGCTGATGAGCGCCAGCTCGATCATCGTGGCGACGAACGCCGTGCTGTTGAAGCGCGAGGACGGCGATTTGGTGCGCGTCGGCCAGGCCGCGGCCTGA
- a CDS encoding metal-sensitive transcriptional regulator, translating to MQAERGEVLKRLAYIEGHIKGIRKMVEEDQYCVDILKQTYAVKRALDKFDALLLRTHLDGCVREGFAEGRGDQVIAELADLFALSQR from the coding sequence GCGAGGTGCTCAAGCGCCTCGCCTACATCGAGGGGCACATCAAAGGCATCCGCAAGATGGTCGAGGAAGACCAGTACTGCGTCGACATCCTCAAGCAGACCTACGCCGTCAAGCGGGCGCTGGACAAGTTCGACGCGCTGCTGCTGCGCACGCACCTGGACGGCTGCGTGCGCGAGGGCTTCGCCGAGGGCCGCGGCGACCAGGTCATCGCCGAGCTGGCCGACCTGTTCGCGCTCTCGCAACGCTAG